The following are from one region of the Hypanus sabinus isolate sHypSab1 chromosome 14, sHypSab1.hap1, whole genome shotgun sequence genome:
- the tlr1 gene encoding toll-like receptor 1, with amino-acid sequence MDVLSGFHLRDLLCFSAENGKVIDISSSALTTVPSNLLNQAEVLDLSQNSITEIHNQDFASLHWLRNLNLSSNRINNVANASFRSNQNLGCLDLSKNELSSIECQFLYNVTSLKYLDISYNRFHCLALGKAFRLLKNLEYLGLGSRETINLQKNDLKEISEKQFQEVSIGLKYLSEYVPGTLLVLRTTKLHIILPSAGTSDLLEKLLRDAFMSSDTLKLSNIDCFQTCINYIKGFQTVEKLSRVSSLSVEDFTISWQDLMSITELIWETQVKHLSLLSVTLNYIEDPEFQYSDKVLETLIIRRLRIATLYFNQQIIYDFFAKIKVKSLAISNSNVIFLTCPEQGNLYQFMDFTDNSITSDFFLQGCDSLIFLETLILQQNKLFQFYKLSTMTQDMKSLKYMDVSQNQLNLNEKGKCLWTNSLKKLNLSSNSLTDLVFTCLPSNLEVLDMEKNNIYTVPKEIHNLEMLRELYLGSNKLVRLPECGNFRNLEMLYVEENLYQEPSTNFLQTCQRLTRLNAASNPYACTCHLRDFSRMKENTQIELVGWPESYQCTYPVNLRGTLLKDFQISEMMCNTALLLVIILGSMFVLAVVMALTCHFLDLPWYLRMICQWTRMKRRTMKTDSRQLSEHLIYHAFVSYSHNDSAWVKEQLLPNLEERENPFRICLHERHFIPGKGIIENIINCIEKSYKSIFVLSPNFVQSEWCHYELYFAQHQVVSEQSDNLILIILEPIAQYMIPPKYYKLKSLMAKKTYLEWPKDKSKQRLFWANLQAAIGIKLAVSTEETWL; translated from the exons ATGG atgTTCTAAGTGGATTTCACTTAAGAGATCT TTTGTGTTTTTCTGCAGAGAATGGCAAAGTCATAGACATTTCGTCTTCTGCACTGACAACCGTCCCAAGCAACTTACTAAACCAGGCAGAAGTATTGGATTTATCACAAAACAGCATCACTGAAATTCATAACCAGGACTTTGCTTCTCTTCACTGGTTAAGAAATCTGAACTTGTCCAGCAATAGAATCAACAATGTAGCAAATGCTTCCTTCAGGTCTAATCAAAATCTAGGATGTTTAGACCTTTCTAAGAATGAACTTTCAAGTATTGAATGTCAATTTTTATATAATGTTACATCCCTCAAATACTTGGATATTTCTTATAATCGTTTTCATTGCCTGGCCCTTGGGAAAGCATTTAGGTTGTTGAAAAATCTGGAATATTTAGGCCTAGGCAGTAGGGAAACAATAAACTTACAGAAAAATGATCTGAAAGAAATATCAGAAAAACAGTTTCAAGAAGTTTCTATCGGATTAAAATATTTGTCTGAGTATGTTCCCGGTACTTTACTGGTTTTGAGAACAACTAAACTCCACATTATTTTGCCATCTGCAGGCACATCAGATTTACTTGAAAAGCTCTTGCGTGATGCCTTCATGTCTTCTGATACTTTGAAATTATCAAACATTGATTGCTTTCAAACATGTATCAATTATATTAAAGGCTTTCAAACAGTAGAAAAATTGTCAAGGGTTAGTAGTTTGTCAGTAGAAGATTTTACAATCTCTTGGCAAGATTTAATGAGCATAACAGAGCTTATTTGGGAGACACAGGTTAAACATTTAAGTCTTTTGAGCGTAACATTAAATTACATTGAGGATCCTGAATTTCAGTATTCAGACAAAGTATTGGAAACATTAATTATTAGAAGATTAAGAATTGCTACATTATATTTCAATCAACAAATCATTTATGATTTCTTTGCCAAAATAAAAGTTAAAAGTCTAGCTATTTCTAATTCGAATGTTATATTCCTGACCTGTCCAGAGCAAGGAAACCTTTATCAGTTCATGGACTTTACAGATAATTCAATTACCAGTGATTTTTTCTTGCAAGGGTGTGATTCCCTGATTTTTTTGGAAACTCTTATTTTACAGCAGAACAAATTATTTCAATTTTACAAATTGAGTACAATGACCCAAGATATGAAATCCCTTAAATATATGGATGTGAGTCAAAACCAACTTAATCTTAATGAGAAAGGAAAATGTCTTTGGACCAACAGTTTAAAGAAACTGAACCTGTCATCAAATAGTCTGACAGATTTGGTTTTTACATGCCTACCCAGTAACCTGGAAGTCCTTGACATGGAGAAAAACAATATTTATACTGTGCCCAAAGAAATACATAATCTGGAGATGTTGAGAGAATTATACCTTGGCTCTAATAAGTTGGTTAGATTGCCTGAATGTGGCAACTTTAGAAATCTTGAGATGTTGTATGTTGAGGAAAACTTATATCAAGAACCTTCTACCAATTTCCTTCAAACTTGTCAAAGGCTGACCAGACTGAATGCAGCCTCTAATCCATATGCATGCACCTGTCATCTGAGAGACTTCAGCAGGATGAAGGAAAATACCCAAATAGAACTGGTGGGATGGCCAGAGTCATATCAGTGTACTTATCCAGTGAATCTTAGAGGAACTCTACTGAAGGATTTTCAAATATCAGAAATGATGTGCAACACAGCTCTTTTATTGGTGATTATACTGGGCAGTATGTTTGTTTTAGCAGTTGTAATGGCACTGACATGTCATTTTTTGGACTTGCCTTGGTATTTGAGAATGATTTGTCAATGGACCCGGATGAAGCGCAGAACGATGAAGACAGACAGCCGCCAATTAAGTGAACATTTGATCTATCATGCTTTTGTGTCTTATAGTCATAATGATTCTGCGTGGGTGAAGGAACAGTTGTTGCCAAACTTGGAAGAACGAGAAAACCCATTCAGGATATGTCTTCATGAAAGACATTTTATTCCTGGCAAAGGAATTATTGAAAATATAATCAATTGTATAGAGAAGAGTTACAAATCAATATTTGTTTTGTCACCCAACTTTGTTCAGAGTGAGTGGTGTCATTATGAACTGTATTTTGCGCAGCACCAGGTAGTAAGTGAACAGTCTGATAATTTGATATTGATTATTTTGGAGCCAATTGCTCAATACATGATCCCACccaaatattataaactaaaatcACTTATGGCAAAGAAGACTTACTTAGAATGGCCTAAAGACAAAAGCAAACAGAGACTATTTTGGGCCAATTTGCAAGCAGCAATAGGAATAAAACTAGCTGTTTCAACAGAGGAGACATGGCTGTAA